A genomic region of Methanothermobacter thermautotrophicus str. Delta H contains the following coding sequences:
- a CDS encoding CPBP family intramembrane glutamic endopeptidase yields the protein MENDRISDFFIVAFIFSWVLWIPVAMVSAGFSFPQPLQAFLESPYNPAAFGPTLAAVLLSYRYGGRDELLALLRKGVNYDFHRIWWPVILLFFPVLTAVALYLGVLWGDPQPYLYWTSQPLMVIMVFIYIFFLGGPLQEEFGWRGYALPRLQRRYSPIYAALIIGFIWGLWHIPLFFIGGSIQSQVPFWSFMILIISASVIYTWVYNSTGSILATMIIHTTGNLSYFLFPVQGTLAGGIFLMILNVAAALAVMLFAGSELKTDFGGQGH from the coding sequence ATGGAGAATGATCGCATATCAGACTTTTTCATTGTGGCATTCATATTTTCATGGGTACTCTGGATACCTGTAGCAATGGTCTCTGCGGGCTTCAGTTTTCCCCAGCCCCTGCAGGCATTCCTTGAAAGCCCCTACAACCCTGCAGCATTCGGCCCAACACTTGCAGCCGTTCTCCTGAGCTACAGGTATGGCGGCCGGGATGAACTGCTGGCACTCCTCAGGAAAGGTGTTAATTACGACTTTCACAGGATCTGGTGGCCTGTAATCCTCTTATTCTTTCCTGTGCTAACTGCAGTGGCACTCTACCTGGGTGTCCTGTGGGGTGACCCCCAGCCGTACCTCTACTGGACCTCACAGCCCCTCATGGTCATAATGGTGTTCATTTACATATTCTTCCTCGGAGGGCCACTGCAGGAGGAATTCGGGTGGAGGGGCTATGCCCTTCCACGGCTTCAGAGGAGGTACTCGCCAATCTACGCGGCCCTGATAATAGGGTTCATATGGGGGCTCTGGCACATACCCCTATTCTTCATTGGGGGTAGCATACAGTCCCAGGTCCCATTCTGGAGTTTCATGATCCTTATAATCTCTGCCTCGGTGATATATACCTGGGTCTACAACTCCACAGGCAGTATACTGGCCACCATGATAATCCACACAACAGGAAACCTCTCATACTTCCTCTTCCCGGTCCAGGGCACCCTTGCTGGAGGAATATTCCTGATGATTCTGAACGTGGCTGCAGCCCTTGCTGTGATGTTATTTGCGGGATCAGAACTTAAAACAGACTTCGGTGGTCAGGGGCACTGA
- a CDS encoding histidine kinase dimerization/phosphoacceptor domain -containing protein, with the protein MDRNLKIFITVMLILSVISQFLPFKRDAVSLINVITNLAAFMGLSYACIYSRKVYPHLYLTLLLLSAAQFFSFLGDFTWFILESILSLNPFPSVADLFYLLYYPIFAAGIFTIPIKRYSDLRSIIDLLIILVASASAAWVFLLEPTVFAGGDFTEVLVSTLYVLGDLLIVFMIMDLIINKLGHLRSRTLHVFLASIIILLAADISFTYQNLTGIYAGGTPQDLLWAFSYILLLIAVNEFFKEDWSKPLYVEKKVTAVTYTPYIFIILFYLLTAYSVIKGGAEKSTVLLVSLGFIIVLFILRQHLSMKENMALLNDVENERRRAENYLEVAGSLIMVLDEKTRVKLINRRGLEILECDAGEVAGKNWFMTFVPPEDRGWREKLYTEKISSGSKGYHLTGEILTCKGDRKTVTWHVVFLREDGEFRGSIISGDDITELQRATRALEMSEMRYREIFELAPSPIISVGDDLIIRDCNRRAESVLGYQRGELIGRNLMDLIHPEDAGEDFEGERRLLRSNGDVIYADIGVARVGDERIIIIEDQTEIRRSLQEKELLLREIHHRVKNNLQIISSLLSIQERQLESEELSDVLRESRERIRSIALVHEHLYRSTNLRTIRIRNYLNNILSKLSQGQTHGKDVRISSSIEDLEFNLETSLPIGLMVNELVSNSLKHSGADNITVELRSLNGTLELTVKDDGIGLESPEVLEKSGSMGWYLIRALTDQLDGELKIETEDGLSVSLRFRELGYRERY; encoded by the coding sequence ATGGATAGGAACCTCAAGATATTCATAACGGTGATGTTAATTCTTTCAGTCATATCCCAGTTCCTGCCCTTTAAAAGGGATGCTGTCTCACTTATAAACGTCATAACAAACCTTGCAGCCTTCATGGGACTTTCATATGCCTGCATATACTCCAGGAAGGTTTACCCGCACCTTTACCTCACGTTGCTCCTTCTATCCGCTGCCCAGTTCTTTTCATTCCTCGGAGACTTCACCTGGTTCATACTTGAGAGTATACTGTCCCTGAATCCCTTCCCATCAGTTGCAGACCTGTTCTACCTCCTCTATTACCCCATCTTCGCAGCCGGCATATTCACAATACCCATCAAAAGATACTCTGACCTTAGATCAATCATAGACCTGCTGATAATCCTCGTGGCCTCTGCATCTGCCGCCTGGGTCTTCCTCCTTGAGCCCACAGTTTTTGCAGGAGGAGATTTCACAGAGGTCCTGGTATCAACACTGTATGTCCTGGGCGATCTCCTCATAGTCTTCATGATAATGGACCTCATAATAAACAAGCTGGGGCACCTCAGATCAAGGACCCTCCACGTGTTCCTTGCAAGCATAATCATCCTCCTTGCAGCAGATATATCCTTCACATACCAGAACCTTACAGGAATTTATGCTGGAGGAACACCCCAGGACCTCCTCTGGGCATTCAGTTACATTCTCCTCCTCATTGCAGTGAATGAATTCTTTAAGGAGGACTGGTCAAAGCCCTTATATGTTGAAAAAAAGGTCACAGCTGTCACATACACCCCCTATATCTTTATAATACTGTTCTATCTCTTAACGGCCTACAGCGTGATTAAGGGTGGTGCTGAAAAATCCACCGTGCTCTTAGTGTCCCTTGGATTCATAATAGTCCTCTTCATTCTGAGGCAGCACCTTTCCATGAAGGAAAACATGGCCCTCCTCAATGATGTTGAGAATGAAAGGAGGAGGGCTGAAAATTACCTGGAGGTGGCGGGGTCCCTCATAATGGTCCTCGATGAGAAAACCCGTGTGAAGCTCATAAACAGGAGGGGCCTTGAAATCCTTGAGTGTGACGCAGGGGAAGTCGCAGGGAAAAACTGGTTCATGACCTTCGTACCCCCTGAAGACAGGGGGTGGCGGGAAAAGCTATACACCGAAAAGATCAGCTCCGGGAGTAAGGGTTATCATCTGACCGGTGAGATACTCACATGTAAGGGCGACAGGAAAACCGTCACATGGCACGTTGTATTCCTCAGGGAGGATGGTGAATTCAGGGGCAGCATAATCTCAGGGGATGACATCACAGAACTCCAGAGAGCCACAAGGGCCCTCGAGATGAGTGAGATGAGGTACAGGGAGATATTTGAACTCGCCCCTAGCCCGATAATATCGGTTGGTGATGACCTGATCATAAGGGACTGTAACAGGAGGGCTGAATCCGTTCTGGGCTACCAGAGAGGGGAGCTGATTGGAAGGAACCTGATGGACCTCATACACCCCGAGGATGCAGGAGAGGACTTTGAAGGGGAAAGAAGGCTCCTGAGATCAAATGGAGATGTCATATACGCCGATATAGGGGTCGCCCGGGTTGGGGATGAACGTATAATCATAATCGAGGACCAGACAGAGATACGCAGGTCCCTCCAGGAGAAGGAACTCCTCCTGAGGGAGATACACCACCGGGTCAAGAACAACCTCCAGATAATATCAAGCCTGCTGAGCATACAGGAGCGTCAGCTGGAGTCAGAGGAACTTTCAGATGTCCTGAGAGAGAGCCGTGAGCGTATAAGGTCCATAGCCCTTGTCCATGAGCACCTCTACAGATCAACAAACCTCAGAACAATAAGGATCAGGAATTACCTCAACAACATCCTCTCAAAGCTGAGCCAGGGACAGACCCATGGGAAGGATGTGAGGATCAGCTCCAGCATAGAGGACCTTGAATTCAACCTTGAGACCAGTCTCCCCATTGGTCTCATGGTCAACGAACTTGTGAGTAACTCCCTCAAGCACTCAGGGGCAGATAACATAACCGTTGAGCTCAGATCCCTCAACGGGACCCTTGAACTTACCGTGAAGGATGATGGGATAGGCCTTGAATCACCGGAGGTCCTGGAGAAATCCGGAAGCATGGGCTGGTACCTTATACGGGCCCTGACAGACCAGCTTGATGGTGAACTGAAAATAGAAACAGAGGATGGTCTATCTGTAAGTTTAAGGTTCAGGGAACTTGGATACAGAGAAAGGTACTGA
- a CDS encoding sulfurtransferase encodes MEPYGKGDGRVRWVTPEWLMENMEDVAIIDCQPNIHDYILEHIPGAVYLNEGLFREPRGKAPAMYIPEGAVELIFQQAGIENRPTVVYTGTGGVKGWGDGLEQTMVAYSLARFGHENILVLNGGLAEWKRAGGELTKVFPEVEESGFSAVTKEDFYIEYPEFKRIKDDEDVLLLDARPAEVYEGQGPWIKPGHIPGAVNLPWADLMDPENRTLLKPEDEILELVNSVGATPDRKIICSCGTGREATNEFLLFRWYLGYPDVRIYEGSFTEWTQIEDNPTVTGPDPR; translated from the coding sequence ATGGAACCATATGGTAAGGGGGACGGCCGTGTCAGGTGGGTGACGCCTGAATGGCTGATGGAGAATATGGAGGATGTTGCCATAATAGACTGTCAGCCAAACATCCACGACTACATACTTGAACACATACCCGGAGCAGTTTACCTCAACGAGGGCCTCTTCAGGGAGCCCCGTGGGAAGGCACCGGCGATGTACATCCCTGAGGGAGCAGTCGAGCTGATATTCCAGCAGGCAGGGATCGAAAACAGGCCCACCGTTGTATACACAGGTACCGGCGGAGTCAAGGGCTGGGGTGATGGTCTCGAGCAGACCATGGTGGCCTACAGCCTTGCAAGGTTTGGCCATGAAAACATTCTGGTACTCAATGGCGGACTCGCAGAGTGGAAGAGGGCCGGTGGAGAATTAACAAAGGTATTCCCTGAGGTTGAGGAATCCGGTTTCTCTGCTGTGACAAAGGAGGACTTCTACATAGAGTACCCTGAATTCAAAAGGATAAAGGACGATGAAGACGTTCTGCTGCTCGATGCAAGACCGGCAGAGGTCTATGAGGGGCAGGGCCCCTGGATAAAACCCGGGCACATACCGGGCGCAGTTAACCTCCCCTGGGCTGACCTCATGGACCCAGAAAACAGGACCCTGCTGAAGCCAGAGGATGAGATACTTGAACTCGTAAATTCAGTGGGTGCAACACCCGACAGGAAGATAATCTGCAGCTGCGGCACCGGCAGGGAGGCGACGAACGAGTTCCTCCTCTTCAGGTGGTACCTTGGGTACCCTGATGTCAGGATATATGAGGGATCATTCACCGAGTGGACCCAGATAGAGGACAACCCCACAGTCACGGGTCCGGACCCACGCTGA
- a CDS encoding DUF2953 domain-containing protein has protein sequence MDFRLQILLWRLGIFRKKFKGADKEKGEEFEFKRLIELARRALIARRDIMDLAGSVLSSINLQRLELTVDVASDDLAGTAELSGYLWTISALTAGVRNVEIMVRPDFSGNEVNGVLELSLRVTPLRPLLTFLMLLRRRTFREFISGLRAFS, from the coding sequence ATGGATTTCAGGCTTCAGATCCTGCTCTGGAGACTTGGAATATTCAGAAAAAAATTTAAAGGTGCTGATAAAGAAAAGGGTGAGGAATTTGAGTTTAAAAGGCTGATTGAACTGGCACGCAGGGCCCTAATTGCCAGAAGGGATATTATGGATCTTGCAGGGAGCGTCCTATCTTCAATTAACCTTCAGAGACTGGAACTGACTGTTGATGTGGCCTCGGATGACTTGGCAGGGACCGCAGAGCTCTCAGGTTACCTCTGGACCATTTCAGCATTGACTGCAGGGGTGAGGAATGTTGAAATAATGGTCAGACCTGACTTTTCAGGTAATGAGGTGAATGGTGTCCTTGAACTCAGCTTAAGGGTGACACCCCTCAGGCCACTTCTAACATTTCTCATGCTCCTCAGGAGGAGAACTTTCAGGGAATTCATCTCAGGTCTCCGGGCTTTCTCATGA
- a CDS encoding GerW family sporulation protein, whose translation MKIEEPIKTTVEELRKLLDVKNLVGEAIESEDKILIPLMKMGVGFGAGMGEGRASTSDTGAGSGAAAGAGVEPVAVIVLLKGVEGPGGVRVIDLTSGRGRVIGELGSAVTDIIREISDKGDSEVKRGE comes from the coding sequence ATGAAAATTGAAGAGCCGATTAAAACGACCGTTGAGGAGCTTCGCAAACTCCTCGACGTGAAGAACCTTGTGGGTGAGGCCATTGAAAGCGAGGACAAGATACTGATACCCCTGATGAAGATGGGGGTTGGATTCGGGGCCGGTATGGGTGAAGGAAGGGCTTCAACATCGGATACTGGCGCCGGAAGCGGCGCAGCTGCCGGGGCAGGAGTTGAACCCGTGGCGGTCATCGTTCTGCTGAAGGGTGTTGAGGGACCCGGGGGTGTCAGGGTCATAGATCTAACTTCAGGTAGGGGGAGAGTTATAGGTGAACTTGGATCCGCAGTCACCGATATAATAAGGGAGATCTCAGATAAGGGGGATTCTGAGGTAAAACGGGGAGAATAA
- a CDS encoding YifB family Mg chelatase-like AAA ATPase yields MDYYHDEKMQELFELLKQPKTLDEIDLSANFIKNLLLKIIATYGSIQVNRIHEITGLHVDILEACLKDMEKDELCAPTGGGFLFPSVTYTIKKQGQKQAEKLMRENPYIGMAPVSYNSYFEIMGRQLEGRFPINIPQEVIDKAFRDVVGNESAKKTLIEGAIGGKGLFIYGPPGTGKTFITSRMSDLLPPVVIPRYVEFSEQVIQFYDPDFHRMCPEQPEDPRWVKIYAPFVFTGSELTSDKLESRYDPNKGVYETSPIIKANGGVLLIDDLGRQKEDHNALLNRLIVPLENKKDMIYVKGSPIVVHTHFIPAFSTNLDITIMDEAHLRRAPLHVQLEKPTVDEIVEVFRRNLESMGEDYDPEVLERFAQVYRPIGEGGEGMQPTFAHARDLAQIAQAVRIRKGEDRITVQTMEEALQQHVLIALQRKLTPMLFERIIRKKT; encoded by the coding sequence ATGGATTACTACCATGATGAAAAGATGCAGGAACTCTTTGAGCTGCTCAAACAGCCAAAGACACTTGATGAGATAGACCTATCAGCAAACTTCATAAAAAATCTGCTTCTGAAGATCATAGCAACCTATGGGAGCATACAGGTCAACAGGATCCATGAGATAACAGGGCTCCATGTCGACATACTGGAGGCCTGCCTCAAGGATATGGAAAAGGATGAACTCTGCGCCCCAACAGGTGGAGGCTTCCTCTTCCCCAGCGTAACCTACACAATCAAGAAACAGGGCCAGAAACAGGCCGAAAAACTCATGAGGGAGAACCCCTACATTGGCATGGCCCCTGTGAGTTATAACTCCTACTTTGAGATCATGGGGCGACAGCTAGAGGGAAGGTTCCCCATAAATATCCCCCAGGAGGTTATAGATAAGGCATTCAGGGATGTGGTTGGCAATGAGAGTGCAAAGAAGACCCTCATAGAAGGCGCCATAGGAGGCAAGGGGCTCTTCATCTATGGACCCCCGGGTACCGGTAAGACCTTCATAACAAGCAGGATGTCGGATCTCCTGCCACCGGTGGTCATACCCAGATATGTTGAGTTCAGTGAGCAGGTCATACAGTTCTATGACCCCGACTTCCACAGGATGTGCCCTGAACAGCCAGAAGACCCACGATGGGTTAAGATATACGCACCATTCGTATTCACAGGTTCCGAACTCACCAGCGATAAACTTGAGAGCAGATACGACCCCAACAAGGGAGTCTACGAAACATCACCAATAATAAAGGCCAACGGAGGAGTGCTCCTCATCGACGACCTTGGGAGACAGAAGGAGGACCATAACGCCCTCCTCAACCGCCTGATAGTCCCCCTTGAGAACAAGAAGGATATGATCTACGTTAAGGGGTCACCCATCGTCGTCCACACCCACTTCATACCAGCCTTCTCAACCAACCTTGACATAACCATAATGGATGAGGCCCACCTGAGGAGGGCACCCCTCCATGTGCAGCTTGAAAAGCCAACAGTGGATGAGATCGTCGAGGTTTTCAGGCGCAACCTTGAATCAATGGGTGAGGACTACGACCCTGAGGTACTTGAAAGGTTTGCACAGGTATACAGACCCATAGGTGAAGGTGGAGAGGGTATGCAGCCAACCTTCGCCCATGCAAGGGACCTCGCCCAGATAGCCCAGGCAGTGAGGATAAGGAAGGGTGAGGACAGGATAACCGTCCAGACCATGGAGGAGGCACTGCAGCAGCATGTACTGATAGCCCTCCAGAGAAAGCTGACTCCAATGCTATTTGAGCGTATAATAAGGAAGAAGACATGA
- a CDS encoding methylated-DNA--[protein]-cysteine S-methyltransferase, with the protein MHPLIDIGVVWGDDGVTAIILLEGVKKYSNDSSPPMAIKKLLDSIRMFLDGCEVDFDLSVLDFGGCTEYQRRVLDVVSSIPRGSTLTYSEVAARAGGSPRSAAGALSRNPFPLVIPCHRVIRSDGNAGGYQGGVKLKKRLLEMEGVSLEGQ; encoded by the coding sequence ATGCATCCTCTGATAGATATCGGTGTTGTATGGGGCGATGATGGTGTAACTGCCATAATCCTTCTTGAGGGGGTTAAGAAGTATTCAAATGACTCTTCTCCTCCCATGGCCATTAAGAAACTCCTGGATTCAATTAGAATGTTCCTGGATGGATGTGAAGTTGACTTTGATTTATCAGTCCTTGATTTTGGTGGCTGCACAGAATATCAGCGGAGGGTCCTTGATGTGGTCTCCTCAATTCCCAGGGGCTCGACCCTCACCTACTCTGAGGTCGCAGCAAGGGCAGGTGGGAGTCCACGCAGCGCTGCCGGTGCACTTTCAAGAAACCCATTCCCGCTTGTAATACCATGTCACCGTGTCATAAGAAGCGATGGGAATGCCGGAGGTTATCAGGGAGGTGTTAAACTCAAAAAGAGGCTTCTTGAGATGGAAGGAGTTTCTTTAGAGGGCCAGTAG
- a CDS encoding magnesium transporter — MEFRITERVPTASPGMSSQDALEMIRRKMGEYDTIDYVYILDSDTLAGVVSIREILSHDEILGDFMHRDIICFTPEDDPFDIPYLALSHGIKAIPVVDSGGRFRGVVPYDEIIRILKVEADRNMLHFGGVFHRVVDEKRSPGSMVKSRVPWLIIGVVGGTVTASMIGRFEDLLSGFIALASFIPVMVYMSDAVGTQSEALIIREIAVDPSMNHLKYIKGEFLVAAAIGALSSAFAGLMAGVTRMNPLLGLIVFVSMFFSIIAAVLISTVSPLLFRRMGYDPAVATGPLATILSDFTTTLIYLSVASSLL; from the coding sequence ATGGAGTTCCGGATAACAGAGCGAGTACCGACTGCATCGCCTGGAATGTCCAGCCAGGATGCCCTCGAGATGATAAGAAGGAAGATGGGCGAATATGACACCATAGACTACGTTTACATCCTTGACAGTGATACTCTGGCCGGTGTCGTATCAATCCGTGAGATCCTATCCCACGATGAAATCCTCGGGGACTTCATGCACCGCGACATAATATGCTTCACCCCCGAAGATGACCCATTTGATATACCCTACCTGGCACTTTCACATGGAATTAAGGCCATTCCGGTTGTTGACAGTGGGGGTAGATTCCGGGGTGTTGTGCCCTATGATGAAATCATAAGGATACTGAAGGTTGAGGCTGACAGGAACATGCTGCACTTTGGTGGTGTCTTCCACCGCGTGGTTGATGAGAAGAGGAGCCCCGGGTCCATGGTGAAGTCAAGGGTTCCCTGGCTCATCATAGGAGTGGTGGGTGGTACCGTTACCGCCTCAATGATAGGCAGATTTGAGGACCTGCTCTCAGGGTTCATAGCCCTGGCATCATTCATACCCGTGATGGTCTACATGAGCGACGCCGTGGGGACCCAGTCAGAGGCCCTCATAATAAGGGAGATAGCCGTTGATCCATCAATGAATCACCTCAAGTACATAAAGGGAGAGTTCCTGGTCGCAGCTGCAATAGGCGCCCTATCCTCTGCCTTCGCCGGGCTGATGGCAGGGGTCACCCGCATGAACCCTTTACTTGGACTGATAGTCTTCGTATCCATGTTCTTCAGTATAATAGCAGCGGTTTTAATATCCACGGTCTCACCCCTCCTATTCAGGAGGATGGGCTATGACCCTGCGGTTGCAACCGGACCCCTGGCAACCATACTCAGTGACTTCACAACCACACTGATATACCTTAGTGTCGCCTCATCACTCCTTTGA